The following nucleotide sequence is from Melioribacteraceae bacterium 4301-Me.
TCACCAACATTATCTGCAATAGTAGCTGGATTGCGCGGGTCATCTTCGGGTATACCTCGTTCAACTTTGCCCACTAAATCTGCACCAACATCAGCAGCTTTAGTAAATATTCCACCCCCCACTCTTGCAAACAAAGCTTGTGTAGAGGCTCCCATACCAAAAGTCAGCATTGTAGTTGTAATTATCACAAGATTTTGACCATTTGTAAGTGAGGAGGGGTAAAATAAATTTAATATTATGAACCAAATTGAAATATCTAATAAACCGAGTCCAACGACAACCAACCCCATAACTGCGCCGCTTCTGAATGCCACTTTTAATCCTCGATTTAATGAATCCTTTGCGGCGTTTGCTGTTCTTGCCGAAGCATAGGTAGCTGTCTTCATTCCAAAAAAGCCTGCTAATCCTGAGAAAAAGCCGCCAGTCAAAAATGCAAATGGAACCCAACGATTTTGAATTCCAAAGCCATAAGCAAGAATAGAAAAAATTACTGTTATTCCAATAAAGAACATTCCAACTACTTTATATTGTTGCTTCAAGTATGCCATTGCTCCTTTACGTACATAGAGAGCAATACTCTTCATTTTTTCCGTTCCTTCATCCTCTTTCATTATCTGCTTGAAAAAAATCCAAGCAAATGTTAGAGCTGTTATTGATGCTAAGGGAACTATAAAAAAAAGACTACTGAACATTAACATTCTCCTGATTAAAAATTAGTTAAACAGTAATTCTGTTAAGCTGTTATTTGAAACCTACAACTAAGGCCGACCTCCACCAGTCATGGTACTTATCCTCTAAGGTTTGTTCATCTGGGAATGGATAATACAGGTAAGATTCTTTATTACCTACAAAAAATCCATTTTTGCAAGTTCTATAAAGCAAATCTCCTTGAAAGTATCTTATCACAGTCTTTGTAGGTTTGTTCTCCTCTTCAATTAATCCTATTAAACAATCTCTTAGATGCTCTATATTAGGATAAGGAAGATTATCAACTGGTGCATCTAATGGATAATCACCAAGACCATTTAGTATTAACTCAACAAAAACTAATTTAGGAACCGATACTGGTTGACTTCTATCCGTAACAAAATTCAAGAAATCAATGGGTGCTAATCTACTTGCAATTCGTGGGGTAACAGGACAAAGCTCTTGATATAAATGTAATCTTGATTCTTTCTCTGGTTTATATTCTGCTTTTTCTAATTTCAGCACTTTGCCGTCATCTGTTACCAAATAGAAATCTTTAAGCGATTTTATTGGAAGCTTTTCAAGTACCTGATATATTGAAAGATAAACTGAACACTTAGGTTTTCCATCGGCATGAGGAGTAACTCTCTGTTCAATTAATGATAAGGGAAAATTTTCAGTGACTTGTTCAATATCCACCTCAAAAAACATTGCTTGTCCACGTGTACGTTTCTTTGTCCCTACAGCTAAATACTTTCCAAAATCCTCCGGCGGCAACATAGAAGCTATTAAAGATTCCGGCATTAAAGAGAAATATAAATACCGTTCCATATTTACTCTCTTATTAAATAAGCAAAAATTGTTACCTCAAATATATTAAAAAATTAGAGATGAATTTATCTTTTTAAGATTAACCATATTTTGTAGAAAAATTTTTTGTCAGCTGTAAGACAAGTTCAGCAGGCAAGGTTCACTTAGTTTTACTTTTTACCATGAACTTTTTAGGACTAAGAAATATTCTCGAATGAAGTTCTTTGTTCAAAGTAAAAAATGAATCCGGATTTTGTGAAGAATGGATAATTATTTGAGAGTTGTCTTCCGGCGAAGTTTTATACGCATCAACAGTTATTTTTGATGTATCACTCATATTGATAATTAATTTGTAGACGGGAGCTTGAGATTTTTGGGGCATAAAATTGTCGTTAAAGTCAGTTGAAGTTATTCTTTCCAAATTATTTAGCAATTGTTCAGTTGTAGCTGAATCAGTTAATTGACTTCCAATTTTCCATCTTGAGCCTGAACGAACGAGTACAAAAGAACTATCTGCCGGGTATTGATATGTAAGCTTTACCCATTTTGTTTTATTGCTTTCAATAATATTGGAATTACGAAAATCGTTTACCGATTTGTTAAAACTTATTGAAAGAAAACCTTCTGTTTGATAAACATCGGCATCGTTAAATAATCTTACGTATGTAAAAATAGAATTCGGCTGCTGATAGGAAAATCTTCCGATTACAATATCTAAGGCGGGTTTATCATTTTCGTATGCCTGCACACGAATTCCGGTAGAATCGACTTGGTAATCGTGCCATTTGCTCTTGTCTCTTGCTGAAAGCGAAACCGGTTTAATTTTAGATAGTTCGTTCAACAAATTCACAACTTTTTCTTTTGGCACTGCAGCATATTTATTATCGGCTATTTTAACTTTCCATTTATTTGAATCTTTCGATAAGTAAATTGTTTTATTCTTTTTATCTTTTGGATAGATTACAATTTTATTCACTTTAGCCGTATCTAAAGAAACTAGCTCTCGTCTAAATGTTCTTTCTTCTCCGCTGTTGAAAAATAACAGATAAATTACTACAAGAAGTAAAACAACAAATAAAGCAAAGAGATTTTTTGTGCTCAATTTATTAAACATAATTTTCAGAGATGAGTTTATTTTTCTTTTTCAAATTCATTTGGTAACGAAAAATTCCATAGCCAATAACCAAGAAAATTGGAATTAAGAAATTTAGGTATTTCAAAAGAGTTTTAGTGCTATCTTCAAGCGATGGATCGATTGGGCGCGCTGTAACACCTTTAGTTCTAAGCTGTACCAATCCAGTATCGTCGCTCAACCAATCGATAGCATTAGATACAAAGTTCACATTGTCAGGTTCTAACTGCTGGGCATTTTGTCCAGAACCATTAATTATAAACTGTCCACTGCCAATAACAACAAGCTTAGAATTTTTATTGCCCGCCAATTTCCCTTCCGCTATTGCAGCAACTGGCAATGAACCCATAGTAAAATCTGCAGATGACCAACTTCTTGCAGCATTAAAATAGACCGGAGGTTTCTCTGTGCCAGATTTTTTGGATGAAAAAGCAATCGGTGTAATTTTAATCGATGTATCCAGAGAATTAAACTTCAATGGGCTTGCAAAAATCAACATAACTGATTCCAAGCCTTCGGTTATCGGATTTTTTGCAAAACTATTTATAACTGGCAAATAAGGAAATTTAACAGGCGTTTGAAATATAAACATCCCCTGCTGCTGTTTAACCATCACCGTACTACAATTGGCATCAATCAAAAAATTTTTATCTACTTCAATTCCCTTTTTCTTCAGCCAATCGCCAAAATTGCTTTTTACTTGATTTCCCATTGCAGTGCTCATATTTGCATCAACTGCACTGTACGCTACTAATATATTTCCTCCGCGAGCTAGAAAATTATCTAACACAGTGAATTGACCTTCAGTAAGAGAATCTTTTGGACTAATAATAACAAGAGTTTTGAACTTTTCTGGAATTGTAGAATCAGCTTTAATTTTTACGCTGTCAATATTGTAAAGGATATCGAGTTGTTCTTTCAGCTGGGGCATTTCATTAATTGATGGTTCGCCGTTACCCGTTAAAAAACCAATCCAAGGTTTATTCTTAACAGTTAATTTTTTGATAGTAGTCGAAAGGTCATATTCCATTGCGGCGCCTGGCTGAATAAAAGGAATTACTTCCTGTTTATCTCCCATTTGTACGACTGTGCCAAGATACGCCCTTTGTTGTTTTATTTGGTCGCGTTCACGCACGTTAATCATTATTGGACGAATACCTGCCTGCTGTGCTTTTATTTCGCTTTCTTGAGTTTCATTAGGATTAACGAACTCATAGACAATCATATTGCCAGACTTATTAGCATACTCAACAAGCAAGTCTCTAAAATCTTGACGAACCTGTGCTATGTTCGGGGGTAAATTTTCGGAAAAATAAGCTGTAACGGTAATAGGGTCATGCAGATTTTTTAATATATTCTTTGTTGCATCACTAAGACTGTACCTTTTATCCTCGGTAAAATCCAATCTTACAAAAAATTTCGAAGCGATAATATTCAAGAGAATGAGGACACCAAAAATTAAGAGAAGCGTAATTCTAACTTTCTTTTTAGTCAGCATGGTTTATTCTACTATATTTCTTCTCGACAAAATTGATTCGGTTAAGATGAGTCCGCCTAAAGTAATTGATAAGAAATAAATCAAATCTTTCGTATCGATAACCCCGCGTGAAATTGAATCGTAATGAGTAGATAAGCTCAAATAACTCAGTAATTGACCAAAGCTGCCAGTAAAATTGTTTGAAAGCACATCAAAGATAATAATGAAAAAAACACCGATGAATAACGATAGCAAAAACGAGACAATTTGGTTGTTGGTGATGCTCGAAGCAAATAATCCAATACTTACAAGTGCCATGCTCATAAATATCATGCCCAAGTAACCGCACCATACGGCTCCGTGGTCAATTGGACCGATGGACCAAACAGTAATATAGTAAGGCAATGTAAAAGCAAGTGTTATTATTATAAGCAGCAGAGTAGCAAAAAATTTGCCTAAAACTACCTGCCAGTCTGTTACAGATTTTGTAAGAAGCAACTCAATGGTGCCGGTCTTTTTCTCTTCGGCTATCATCCTCATTGTAATTGCGGGTATGAAAAAGAATAGAGTCCAATATGCAATTGAGAAAAACGGCTGCAAAGATGCTTGTCCCGTAAAAAAAATATCCGAACCATAAAGCCACGTAAAGAACCCACTGATTCCTAAGAAAACAATAATAAGTATGTAGGCAATTAAAGAATCGAAGAAAGCATTTAATTCTCTTTTAGTAATAACAAGCACTTGTCTCATTTTACTTATTTGGTTGTTAGTTCTCTAAAAACATCTTCCAATTTGGTTTCTATAGGTGTCATTTCAGTTAACACCCAGTTATTTTTAACGCACATTTCAAAAATTGGTTTTCTCGACGATGATTCATTTTTACTGTTGATGATAAATGTATTTTGTGAATCCTGAACGGGGTCGACCATAGCAACCGAGTCAAGATTTTTCAATGCTAAAATTATCTCATCTCTCGATGGAGCTTCTGAAATTTGCACTCGAAGCACTTCCTGGCCTTGAGCTTGTCTTCTTAAAACATCCGCAGTTCCATCGGCAACAATATGACCTTTATTAATGATTAAGATTCTATCACAAGTAGCCTCAACTTCTGACAGAATATGAGTGCTAAGAATAACTGTTTTTTCTCTTCCAAGCTCTTTAATTAATTTTCTTATTTCAACAATTTGATTTGGGTCGAGACCCGTTGTAGGTTCATCTAGTATTAAAATTTCCGGGTCGTGAATCATTGCCTGGGCAAGTCCTACTCTTTGTCTATACCCTTTGGAAAGCTCACCAATCTTTTTATGCTTTTCGTCGTTAAGACCCGTAGTGCGCACCATTTTAATAATTCTTTCCTGAATTTGATTTCGTGGCACACCTTGAAGTTCTGCCACAAATCTCAGATAATCAATCACCGGCATATCGTAATAAAGCGGGTTATTTTCGGGGAGATACCCAATTTTCTTTTTCAAGGTGTCATACTTTTCCAATATTGATTCGCCATTAATTTTAACGTCGCCATCAGAAGGAGCCATGTAACATGTGATAATTTTCATTGTAGTAGTTTTGCCTGCACCGTTTGGACCGAGAAATCCAAGAATTTCACCGGTTTTTACTTCAAATGAGATGTTATCGATAGCACGTTGTGTGCCGTATTTTTTGGTGAGATTTTCTACAATAATACTCATGAGAGACTTTTACTGTAAATCTTTTTCCATGAATTTACAAAATTAATGTTCTTTAAAAATTGCACTGCTAAAAAAGTTCCGTATTGGAAAAAATTTTTTTTATTTTTTGAAAAAATTTAGTCTGTCAAATGCCAAATATGGTTTTGTAGCAGTGTTTTCTTCCAAAGCTAAATAGCTCCGTCATTAAGCACTTGTAATACAAATTTTCATCTGTATTGCGTTTAGCCTCGAAAAAAAATCAGAATTACTTATTGTATTTTTATTTGTTCTAAATCAAATCTGCATACTGACCATTTATTAACATACACAACATTTGAGGATTGAGCTTGATTTGCATACCTCTTTTACCAGCACTTATAAAAATATTTTCATGAAGTTGTGCTGATTCATCAATAAAAGTAGGATAATTTTTTTTCATTCCAATTGGTGAACAGCCGCCTCTAATATAGCCTGTTAACGGCTGAAGTTCTTTTACTTTTATCATTTCAATTTTCTTGCTTTTTGAAGCTATAGCTGCTTTTTTGAGATTCAATTCATAATTGCCAGGAATAACAAAAACAAATATTTCGTTTTTTTCATTCCTGGTCACAAGAGTTTTAAAGACTGTTTCCAGCTCGGCATTTATTTTAGCTGCAACTGATACCGCATCGAGTTCATCTTCGGAAAATTCATATTCAATAGTTGAAAAGTGAATACCATTTGATTCGAGAATACGGACGGCGTTGGTTTTCATTAGTCTTAGGTTAATACTCTTTAGAAATTTATATTAAAGCAATAAAGACAAACTATCCAACCTTGGCAAGAATATAATCTGCCAAAATCCTACCTGTTTCTTTCAGCTCAAAATCTTTTGCATCTTCCTCATTTGTAATCACCTCATTCTTATTTTTTAACTTAAGCTCGGCTTGGTTTTGATTTTTTTGGTCGAGTTCTTTTTTCTTTTCTTCCATTTTTTGTTTTTCAATTCTTCTTACCTGTTCATTTAGCGACCAAACTTTTTTATTTCTCATTTCCTTAGATTCATTAATATCTTCCAGCATGCTTAAATATTCTGGGTCATTTTTAATTCGTTCATTATGTTTCTTAATTAAAGAAGGAACATATTTTTGAATATCACCATACTTAGTAAATAAAGTTGATTGGATTTGATCCCATGGCAATGCGCTGGGTTGAGAGCTTTCACCAAATTCTGTTGAATCGTAGTTTGAAGGAAAAATGATGTCGGGTTTAACACCTTTAAGTTGAGTACTACTGCCTGTAATTCTGTAAAACTTTGCGATTGTCAATTTAACTTCGCCGGTTTTTCCATCGGAAGTGGGGAGGAACCTGGAAAGGTCAATTACATTTTGTACAGTGCCTTTTCCATAAGTGTTGCTGCCAATAATTAATCCTCTTCCATAATCTTGTATTGCGCCGCTAAAAATTTCAGATGCTGATGCACTAAATCGGTTGACAAGGACAGCCAGTGGTCCATCATAAAAGATAGAAGGGTCCGGGTCTTTATCGACCTCAATACCGCCTGCAGAATTTTTCACTTGAACTACAGGACCTTCTTTAATAAAAAGTCCAGTTAGTTGAATTGCTTCTTGTAAAGAACCTCCTCCATTATTTCTAAGGTCGATAATAACACCATTTACATTTTCTTTTTTAAAATCTTCAAGGATTTTCTTTACATCAGTTGTAGTACTTTTATAATCCTTAATTCCTTTTTGAGCGGCTGCAAAGTCACTGTAAAAAGAAGGAAGTTTAATTACGCCAATTTTAAATATGCTGCCGTTGTTTTTTACATTAATAATTTCACTTTTGGCTGCTTGTTCTTCTAATTTAATTTTATCGCGCACTAATGTAATTTCTTTAGGAATTGCATTTATACCGTCTTCTTTTTTAAGAATGCTTAGACGAACAACAGTTCCTTTTTTACCGCGTATTAGTTGAATTGCATCGTCTAATCTCCAGCCAATTATATCTACCATTTCTCCATCTTTTCCTTGAGCAACACCAATTATTTTATCACCTTCGTGAAGGAGGTTACTTTTAGCTGCAGGTCCCCCTGCAATTATACTAGCTACAACAGTATAATCGCCATCGGTTCTTAACGAGGCACCAATTCCTTCAAGTGAAAGACTCATTTGTATAGCAAAATTATCTGATGTTATAGGAGAAAAATAATCTGTGTGTGGATCATAAACTTCTGTGTATGAATTCATGTATAACTGAAAGACGTCTTCGGGCTCATATTGTAAAATAATTTTATAGTAATTGTTGTACCTTTTAGTTAAAACGTCAACAACTCCATTCCAATCTTTTCCGGACAGGATTAAGTTCAAGGCATCGTTTTTTAGCCGCAGTCGCCATAGTTCGTTTAACTCTAAGGAATCAGCCGCCCAATCAGCATTTTTCCTATCTGGTTGAAAGTATTCATCTTTCGTAAAATCAAATTGCTTTTTAAGTAATTGGTTAATGTATTTTACTCTTTCGCCCAGCCTCTTTTTAAAAGTGTTGAAAATTTCAAAAGCAGGATAAAGATTTCCAATTTTTAAGTTGTCATCAAAATTATATTTATACTTATTGAATTTCTCAATATCTGCTTTAAGAAAGTACAATTTATTATTGTCTAAAGCATTAAGGTAATTTTCATAAATCACAGCAGAAATTGAATCGTTCAGGTTTAATTTTCTATAATGATAGTTTGTTAAAAGATTAGTGATTATTTGGTCTTTCCTGGATAAAAGTTCATTAGGGTAAAGAACTTTATTCGTATCTATTGTATGATCTTTTGCAATTACTGCTTCAGGGTTCTGTGCCTTACAACTTAAAACAACTATCGAAAAGAATATTATAAAAAGTAATCGTTTCATAAGCATCCCAATTTTAATTTTTTTTCTGTCTATTACTGTAAAACTCACTATTTGTTTCATAATCTAAATTTAGGTTTGTGCAAAGATATTAAAAGTTAACTTTAGTTCAAGGATAAACGGAAGAAATGAAAGAACTAAAATGAGCGTTTTATGACATAAAATTCAGAATCATTTTGGTTAAAACAATTTTTTTAAAGCTAATAGGAAATAAAAGATGTTTACTTGTTTATTCCAAAGGGTGTATATGCAATCTTATTTTTCCTAACTTGGTCGAAAAGTTCAATATTAGTTTTTTTTCTTTCCTGCAATTGATGATACAAATGGTACTGAACAGCTATATGATTAAGGGATTTAATTTTTAGTCCTTTTAATTCCAGCCTGAATTGCACATCTGTATCTTCGCCAATGGAAGGTTCTTGGTATCTTTCATCAAAACCATTTATAAGCAGCATATCATCTTTAAATAAGGAAAAATTACATCCTAATAAACCTCTTTGCTTTTTATTAAATGCTCTTCTAAAAAAGTTTGATTTGAAATAAAAACCTTTCTCTACGTAATTTGATTCCCCAAGTAACCCATCTTTTACAACTTTGTAAAAATTTTTTTCTAACCAGCCATTTTTTACTTTGTCCTCAGTAAGTGACAATGTTATTTTCTCTGACAAGTTAACCCTTCTGCCCGTTAAGCAAATTCCTTTTGATGCGTACTTAATATGTTCTTCAACAAAGTGCGAATGGGGGATACAATCACCATCAATAAATATCAAATAATTACTCTGAGTAGATGCAATTGCTTCATTCAAGATTTTATTTTTTCTAAATCCCTTGTCTTCGTGCCAGACGTGAGAAATAGAAAAAGAGTAGTTTAATGCTATTTTGTCTAATTCATCGACAAACTCTTTATTAGATCCATCATCAGCAATTACCACTTCAAAATTTTTCTCGGTTTGATTTTCAAAACCTGCTAAAACCAGTTTAAGGTAATCCATTCTATTGTAAACAGATATTATTAATGCTGTCTTAAACATTTAGCTAAACAATTTTTAGTCGTAATTCAGTTATTATGTTCTTTAATTTCTCTGGAATTTGGTTGCATTTTACAAAATAATTATTCAATTCTCTTCTCAATGGGTATTCTTTTCTAAGCAAATCAAAATATTTTGCTCTTTCTTCTAATGGCAAATTTAATGAAGCTTTTAATTTTGAGCTGTCATTTTCAATGTTGTATGCATGTTCAAAAATTACTTTTAGAGCAGAAAAAAGTTGGCTATCATCTATTTGTTGTGATAAATTTTGTTTATCAAGATCAATTACGTTGTTATAAATTGGTGAGTATGGCGGTTCCCATTTTGGTTTTTCGTTCAGAAATTCACAAAGTTTTTCATAAATCATAACTGTACCGTTTACTTTACCCTCGTAAGAATAACCAGCAATATGCGGCGTAGCAATTGTTACCAAATTAAGTAACTCGTAATTGATTGCGGGCTCATTTTCCCACACATCAAATACTGTAAAAATATCATTTTGTTTCTTTAATCTTTTTAATAATGCAATATTGTCTACAACCGCACCTCTTGATGTGTTGATTAACATGCTTCCTTTTTTTATCAAACTAATATTTTTTTCGTTGAGTAAATGAAAAGTCTTATCAACGCCAGATTCGTTAAGCGGTACATGTAAAGTAATTACATCTGCAGAAAGAGCACTTTGTAAGTCTGTATATTTTTTGTCTCCAGTTTTTCTTTGAAGAGGGGGGTCATTCAAAATTGTTTTTAGACCAAGAACCTCAGAAATCTTTTTTACTTTACTCCCAATATTACCTACCCCAATAATACCGATAGATTTATTTTTTAACGTAATGTTATTTTGACTGTAAACCCTCCAAATTGCAGTAAAAACATACTCAGTTACAGCATACGAATTGCATCCGGCAGCATCAGTAAAAGCAATTTCCTTTTGAGATAAGTAATCTTTATCAATATGGTCGGTGCCAATGGTTGCAGTTCCCACAAACCTTACTTTTGTACCTTTTAGTAAGTCTTTATCTACTTTAGTTACTGAACGGACAATTAAAATGTCAGCATCTTTAAGTATATCATTAGTAATTTTTCTTCCGTTGACAAGAACAACATCACCAAATTGACTGAAAGCTTTTTTACCAAAAGCAATATTTTCATCAATAACAATTTTCATGCAATTATTAAAATTTTCTTGATAAATAAAATTACAAAAGTTGGCTTAATATTAACCCATTCCACGAAAGAATATATCTTTTTATGGCAAATTCCCCAAAATTTGCATAAATGAAGCAACAAAGCCAAAAGGATAAAGTAACTTTTGTTTGCACAAACGGATTAATATCCAAAATTCATTATTATCATGGTAAAGCATAATTAAGATTAGTCAGCGGCAAAAGTTTTTATGTGTTAATATACTTTTTCATATTTCACTGTTTAAGAATTAACAAAGAAATTGCAATAAGTATTAGGTGCTAACGATTCAATAATTTTTATACTTAATCTACTTTTTGCTATTTTGATACTACAAAACAAATTTTACTTTTTCGGGTAACAGTGAAACTTCCAACTTTAAAATATAGTCGAAGACTAAGCGCCACAGATTACATCTACAACTTTTTAGCTACAATCTCAGGGTTAACTTTATTCAGTATTGAATTTATCAAGCAGGCGGTTGTACCGCCATTTGAAGTTGAACAAATTAAAAAGCACATGGACGAGTTGGGAGTTAAAACACTACCGATTGTATCTGTAACAGGATTAATAATTGGTTTAGTCTTAGCTATGCAAAGTTATCCTGTACTTGCAAGATTTGGTGCGACAGATTTTTTACCTGGCATGGTAGCATTGTCGGTTGTAAGAGAATTAGCTCCTGTTATAACGGCTTTAATATTTGCTGGAAGAGTTAGTTCAGGCATAGGAGCTGAACTTGGTTCGATGAGAGTTACTGAACAAATTGATGCAATGGAGGTTTCTGCGGTTAATCCATTTAAGTTTCTTGTCGTCACTAGGGTAATTGCAACTACAATGATTTTGCCTTTACTTACAATATATGTAATAGTCATTGCCATATTAGGAGGGTATATTGCAGTTATAATTACAGAAAGCATGACTTTCGAATATTATAAAAATGCGGTAATTACATCTATTGAATTTGGTGACTTCATTCCAGGCGTTGCAAAAACTTTTGTTTTCGGTTATATAGTAGGTATAGTTGGTGCTTACAAAGGTTTTACTGCCGAGGGTGGAACAGAAGGAGTTGGAAAAGCGTCAACC
It contains:
- a CDS encoding DUF4340 domain-containing protein, with the protein product MFNKLSTKNLFALFVVLLLVVIYLLFFNSGEERTFRRELVSLDTAKVNKIVIYPKDKKNKTIYLSKDSNKWKVKIADNKYAAVPKEKVVNLLNELSKIKPVSLSARDKSKWHDYQVDSTGIRVQAYENDKPALDIVIGRFSYQQPNSIFTYVRLFNDADVYQTEGFLSISFNKSVNDFRNSNIIESNKTKWVKLTYQYPADSSFVLVRSGSRWKIGSQLTDSATTEQLLNNLERITSTDFNDNFMPQKSQAPVYKLIINMSDTSKITVDAYKTSPEDNSQIIIHSSQNPDSFFTLNKELHSRIFLSPKKFMVKSKTK
- a CDS encoding GldG family protein, encoding MLTKKKVRITLLLIFGVLILLNIIASKFFVRLDFTEDKRYSLSDATKNILKNLHDPITVTAYFSENLPPNIAQVRQDFRDLLVEYANKSGNMIVYEFVNPNETQESEIKAQQAGIRPIMINVRERDQIKQQRAYLGTVVQMGDKQEVIPFIQPGAAMEYDLSTTIKKLTVKNKPWIGFLTGNGEPSINEMPQLKEQLDILYNIDSVKIKADSTIPEKFKTLVIISPKDSLTEGQFTVLDNFLARGGNILVAYSAVDANMSTAMGNQVKSNFGDWLKKKGIEVDKNFLIDANCSTVMVKQQQGMFIFQTPVKFPYLPVINSFAKNPITEGLESVMLIFASPLKFNSLDTSIKITPIAFSSKKSGTEKPPVYFNAARSWSSADFTMGSLPVAAIAEGKLAGNKNSKLVVIGSGQFIINGSGQNAQQLEPDNVNFVSNAIDWLSDDTGLVQLRTKGVTARPIDPSLEDSTKTLLKYLNFLIPIFLVIGYGIFRYQMNLKKKNKLISENYV
- a CDS encoding ABC transporter permease subunit; this encodes MRQVLVITKRELNAFFDSLIAYILIIVFLGISGFFTWLYGSDIFFTGQASLQPFFSIAYWTLFFFIPAITMRMIAEEKKTGTIELLLTKSVTDWQVVLGKFFATLLLIIITLAFTLPYYITVWSIGPIDHGAVWCGYLGMIFMSMALVSIGLFASSITNNQIVSFLLSLFIGVFFIIIFDVLSNNFTGSFGQLLSYLSLSTHYDSISRGVIDTKDLIYFLSITLGGLILTESILSRRNIVE
- a CDS encoding ATP-binding cassette domain-containing protein, whose product is MSIIVENLTKKYGTQRAIDNISFEVKTGEILGFLGPNGAGKTTTMKIITCYMAPSDGDVKINGESILEKYDTLKKKIGYLPENNPLYYDMPVIDYLRFVAELQGVPRNQIQERIIKMVRTTGLNDEKHKKIGELSKGYRQRVGLAQAMIHDPEILILDEPTTGLDPNQIVEIRKLIKELGREKTVILSTHILSEVEATCDRILIINKGHIVADGTADVLRRQAQGQEVLRVQISEAPSRDEIILALKNLDSVAMVDPVQDSQNTFIINSKNESSSRKPIFEMCVKNNWVLTEMTPIETKLEDVFRELTTK
- the ybaK gene encoding Cys-tRNA(Pro) deacylase is translated as MKTNAVRILESNGIHFSTIEYEFSEDELDAVSVAAKINAELETVFKTLVTRNEKNEIFVFVIPGNYELNLKKAAIASKSKKIEMIKVKELQPLTGYIRGGCSPIGMKKNYPTFIDESAQLHENIFISAGKRGMQIKLNPQMLCMLINGQYADLI
- a CDS encoding carboxy terminal-processing peptidase, which produces MKRLLFIIFFSIVVLSCKAQNPEAVIAKDHTIDTNKVLYPNELLSRKDQIITNLLTNYHYRKLNLNDSISAVIYENYLNALDNNKLYFLKADIEKFNKYKYNFDDNLKIGNLYPAFEIFNTFKKRLGERVKYINQLLKKQFDFTKDEYFQPDRKNADWAADSLELNELWRLRLKNDALNLILSGKDWNGVVDVLTKRYNNYYKIILQYEPEDVFQLYMNSYTEVYDPHTDYFSPITSDNFAIQMSLSLEGIGASLRTDGDYTVVASIIAGGPAAKSNLLHEGDKIIGVAQGKDGEMVDIIGWRLDDAIQLIRGKKGTVVRLSILKKEDGINAIPKEITLVRDKIKLEEQAAKSEIINVKNNGSIFKIGVIKLPSFYSDFAAAQKGIKDYKSTTTDVKKILEDFKKENVNGVIIDLRNNGGGSLQEAIQLTGLFIKEGPVVQVKNSAGGIEVDKDPDPSIFYDGPLAVLVNRFSASASEIFSGAIQDYGRGLIIGSNTYGKGTVQNVIDLSRFLPTSDGKTGEVKLTIAKFYRITGSSTQLKGVKPDIIFPSNYDSTEFGESSQPSALPWDQIQSTLFTKYGDIQKYVPSLIKKHNERIKNDPEYLSMLEDINESKEMRNKKVWSLNEQVRRIEKQKMEEKKKELDQKNQNQAELKLKNKNEVITNEEDAKDFELKETGRILADYILAKVG
- a CDS encoding glycosyltransferase yields the protein MFKTALIISVYNRMDYLKLVLAGFENQTEKNFEVVIADDGSNKEFVDELDKIALNYSFSISHVWHEDKGFRKNKILNEAIASTQSNYLIFIDGDCIPHSHFVEEHIKYASKGICLTGRRVNLSEKITLSLTEDKVKNGWLEKNFYKVVKDGLLGESNYVEKGFYFKSNFFRRAFNKKQRGLLGCNFSLFKDDMLLINGFDERYQEPSIGEDTDVQFRLELKGLKIKSLNHIAVQYHLYHQLQERKKTNIELFDQVRKNKIAYTPFGINK
- a CDS encoding 4-phosphoerythronate dehydrogenase — protein: MKIVIDENIAFGKKAFSQFGDVVLVNGRKITNDILKDADILIVRSVTKVDKDLLKGTKVRFVGTATIGTDHIDKDYLSQKEIAFTDAAGCNSYAVTEYVFTAIWRVYSQNNITLKNKSIGIIGVGNIGSKVKKISEVLGLKTILNDPPLQRKTGDKKYTDLQSALSADVITLHVPLNESGVDKTFHLLNEKNISLIKKGSMLINTSRGAVVDNIALLKRLKKQNDIFTVFDVWENEPAINYELLNLVTIATPHIAGYSYEGKVNGTVMIYEKLCEFLNEKPKWEPPYSPIYNNVIDLDKQNLSQQIDDSQLFSALKVIFEHAYNIENDSSKLKASLNLPLEERAKYFDLLRKEYPLRRELNNYFVKCNQIPEKLKNIITELRLKIV
- a CDS encoding MlaE family ABC transporter permease; the encoded protein is MKLPTLKYSRRLSATDYIYNFLATISGLTLFSIEFIKQAVVPPFEVEQIKKHMDELGVKTLPIVSVTGLIIGLVLAMQSYPVLARFGATDFLPGMVALSVVRELAPVITALIFAGRVSSGIGAELGSMRVTEQIDAMEVSAVNPFKFLVVTRVIATTMILPLLTIYVIVIAILGGYIAVIITESMTFEYYKNAVITSIEFGDFIPGVAKTFVFGYIVGIVGAYKGFTAEGGTEGVGKASTTSVVISSLLILIFDMVLVKITLWLWPTLG